The Setaria italica strain Yugu1 chromosome IX, Setaria_italica_v2.0, whole genome shotgun sequence genome has a window encoding:
- the LOC101774985 gene encoding putative proline-rich receptor-like protein kinase PERK6, protein MAIVACLCCSRKKKKRPPPMNMPFYTDEKGNVYYPNAGLPPMWQQYGSNGSIPPPPGWHQHGGGNPLSQSPGSMAAPLSGEIYSSGPHGPALPPPSPNVALGFSKSSFSYEELAAATSGFSAGNMLGQGGFGYVHKGVLAGSGKEVAVKQLKSGSGQGEREFQAEVEIISRVHHRHLVSLVGYCIAGNQRMLVYEFVPNNTLEHHLYSKQGPVMDWPTRMKIALGSAKGLAYLHEDCHPRIIHRDIKASNILLDANFEAMVADFGLAKLTTDTNTHVSTRVMGTFGYLAPEYASSGKLTDRSDVFSFGVMLLELLTGRRPIDTANYMEDSLVDWARPLLAAALAGEAGFEELVDARLGGEYSAVEVERMAACAAASTRHSAKRRPKMSQIVRALEGDASLDDLHQDGVKPGQSMLFSAGGSENISRLRQLAFDSGEHDDYTTDYSTDSSAATTGRPPRRP, encoded by the exons ATGGCCATCGTGGcgtgcctgtgctgctcgaggaagaagaagaaacgtCCACCCCCAATGAACATGCCCTTCTACACCGACGAGAAAG GCAATGTGTACTACCCGAACGCTGGTCTGCCGCCGATGTGGCAGCAGTATGGCAGCAACGGCAGCATCCCTCCTCCGCCGGGGTGGCACCAGCACGGCGGTGGGAACCCACTGTCCCAGTCGCCGGGCTCGATGGCGGCGCCCCTGAGCGGTGAGATCTACTCGTCGGGTCCCCACGGCCCtgccctcccgccgccctcgccgaaCGTGGCGCTGGGCTTCTCCAAGAGCTCCTTCTCGTAcgaggagctggcggcggcgacatcGGGTTTCTCGGCGGGGAACATGCTGGGCCAAGGCGGGTTCGGGTACGTGCACAAGGGCGTGCTCGCCGGCAGCGGGAAGGAGGTGGCGGTGAAGCAGCTCAAGTCCGGCAGCGGGCAGGGCGAGCGCGAGTTCCAGGCGGAGGTGGAGATCATCAGCcgcgtccaccaccgccacctcgtcTCCCTCGTCGGCTACTGCATCGCCGGCAACCAGCGCATGCTCGTCTACGAGTTCGTGCCCAACAACACGCTGGAGCACCACCTGTACAGCAAGCAGGGCCCCGTCATGGACTGGCCCACCCGCATGAAGATCGCGCTGGGCTCCGCCAAGGGCCTCGCCTACCTCCACGAGGACTGCCACCCCCGGATCATCCACCGCGACATCAAGGCCTCCAACATCCTCCTGGACGCCAACTTCGAGGCCATGGTCGCCGACTTCGGGCTCGCCAAGCTCACCACGGACACCAACACGCACGTGTCCACGCGCGTGATGGGCACCTTCGGCTACCTCGCGCCGGAGTACGCGTCCAGCGGGAAGCTCACGGACCGGTCCGACGTCTTCTCCTTCGGCGTCATGCTGCTGGAGCTCCTCACGGGGCGGCGGCCCATCGACACCGCCAACTACATGGAGGACAGCCTCGTGGACTGGGCGCggccgctgctcgccgccgcgctggcggGGGAGGCCGGGTTCGAGGAGCTTGTCGACGCGCGGCTCGGCGGCGAGTActcggcggtggaggtggagcgcATGGCGGCGTGCGCCGCGGCGAGCACGCGGCACTCGGCCAAGCGCCGGCCCAAGATGAGCCAGATCGTGCGCGCGCTCGAGGGCGACGCGTCGCTCGACGACCTGCACCAGGACGGCGTGAAGCCAGGGCAGAGCATGCTATTCTCCGCCGGTGGATCCGAGAACATCTCCCGGCTCCGGCAGCTCGCCTTCGACAGCGGCGAGCACGACGACTACACCACGGACTACAGCACcgactcctccgccgccaccaccggccgacCACCTCGCAGGCCATGA